In Phaeobacter gallaeciensis DSM 26640, a genomic segment contains:
- a CDS encoding pirin family protein yields the protein MSIRPILETRPATPALEGAGVKLHRAFGFHDPSELDPFLLFDDFRNDRPEDFEAGFPWHPHRGIETITYVLDGTVHHGDSLGNNGTLGAGDVQWMTAGSGILHQEMPKGNANGQMHGFQLWGNLPASQKMTAPRYQDITAKDIPEVIDDDGTRVKVIVGDFWGKRGPVDGIAADPQYLDVSVPPGVKKTFRIDTYRRAFAYVFAGQGAFVDAATPQGVLLEKEVAGEELQIRDMSGDRTLVRFGSGEEITVQAGPEGVRFLLISGAPIEEPVAWHGPIVMNTKDELRQAFRDLRNGQFIRPAH from the coding sequence ATGTCGATCCGTCCCATCCTGGAAACCCGCCCCGCCACACCGGCGCTTGAAGGCGCAGGTGTCAAACTGCACCGCGCCTTTGGTTTTCACGACCCGAGCGAGCTGGACCCCTTCCTGCTGTTCGACGACTTCCGCAATGACCGCCCCGAAGATTTCGAGGCCGGCTTTCCCTGGCACCCTCACCGGGGGATTGAAACCATCACCTATGTGCTGGACGGGACCGTTCACCATGGCGATTCCTTGGGCAACAACGGCACCTTGGGCGCAGGAGATGTCCAGTGGATGACGGCAGGGTCCGGGATTCTGCATCAGGAAATGCCGAAAGGAAACGCCAACGGCCAGATGCATGGCTTCCAGCTCTGGGGCAACCTGCCCGCCAGCCAGAAGATGACAGCCCCGCGCTATCAGGACATCACCGCCAAGGATATTCCCGAGGTGATTGACGACGATGGTACCCGGGTGAAGGTCATCGTTGGTGATTTCTGGGGCAAACGCGGTCCTGTCGATGGCATCGCTGCTGACCCGCAATATCTGGATGTCTCCGTCCCGCCGGGAGTGAAAAAGACCTTTCGCATCGACACCTACCGGCGCGCCTTTGCCTATGTCTTTGCCGGTCAGGGCGCCTTTGTCGATGCCGCGACACCGCAGGGTGTACTGTTGGAGAAAGAGGTCGCGGGCGAGGAGCTGCAAATCCGCGATATGTCCGGGGATCGCACGCTGGTCCGATTTGGCAGCGGTGAAGAAATCACCGTACAGGCTGGCCCGGAGGGCGTTCGCTTCCTGCTGATCTCAGGCGCTCCGATCGAAGAGCCCGTGGCCTGGCATGGTCCGATTGTCATGAACACAAAGGATGAGTTGCGGCAGGCCTTCAGGGATCTGCGCAATGGTCAGTTCATCCGACCCGCCCATTAG
- a CDS encoding TadE/TadG family type IV pilus assembly protein, with translation MTRRKQYRRASRLRRALRLFRKREDGNATVEFAIVIPAFLFLLMNTVELGMITIQQSMLERALDQTVRGLRLSTGVPKQHNEIRDEVCRRSGFIRNCGTSLRLEMVQVDPYAWTPVDPVPDCINRVEDVQPVRNFVTGDSNELMFIRACMAMKPVFPHWGLADDMDNDADGRIRLYATSAFVQEPR, from the coding sequence ATGACACGCCGCAAGCAATATCGAAGAGCCAGTCGGCTGCGCCGCGCACTGCGCCTGTTTCGCAAGCGCGAGGATGGCAACGCAACAGTTGAGTTCGCCATCGTGATCCCCGCCTTTCTGTTTCTGCTGATGAACACAGTGGAACTGGGTATGATCACCATCCAGCAATCCATGCTGGAACGTGCGCTGGATCAGACCGTGCGGGGCTTGCGTCTCTCGACCGGCGTTCCAAAGCAACACAATGAGATCCGCGACGAGGTTTGCCGCCGCTCCGGCTTTATCCGCAACTGCGGCACGTCGCTGCGGCTCGAAATGGTACAGGTTGATCCCTATGCCTGGACCCCGGTTGACCCGGTTCCAGATTGCATCAACCGGGTTGAGGACGTGCAGCCCGTGCGGAACTTTGTCACCGGCGATTCCAACGAGCTGATGTTCATCCGCGCCTGCATGGCCATGAAACCAGTGTTCCCCCATTGGGGCCTGGCTGACGATATGGACAATGACGCCGACGGCCGGATCCGCCTTTATGCGACCTCAGCCTTTGTTCAGGAGCCTCGGTAA
- a CDS encoding TadE/TadG family type IV pilus assembly protein has product MLTRIRTLFRRYKQETDGSVSVEFAFYMPLLLGVFAAIYTYFDAYRQEGVNLKAAYTISDLISRETSTLNEDYIDSMHDLAKLLIRVDSSISLRISVIRWDEDDNRYYVDWSKVRGGKFTEWQDGNIQEVKDDLPTMPDQERVILVETKNDIDPAFNVGLPEMDIQNFVFTRPRFAPQVKFEGQDSGGGSHDDNSGPTD; this is encoded by the coding sequence ATGTTGACCCGTATCCGCACCCTGTTCCGCCGCTACAAACAAGAGACCGACGGTTCTGTCTCGGTTGAATTCGCTTTCTATATGCCGCTACTGCTCGGTGTATTTGCAGCGATCTACACCTATTTCGACGCCTACCGTCAGGAGGGGGTCAACCTGAAGGCCGCCTACACGATCTCCGACCTCATCTCGCGCGAAACCTCGACCCTGAATGAGGATTACATCGACAGCATGCACGACCTGGCCAAGCTGCTGATCCGTGTCGACTCCTCCATTTCTCTCAGGATCTCGGTAATCCGCTGGGATGAGGATGATAACCGCTACTACGTGGACTGGTCCAAGGTACGTGGTGGCAAATTCACCGAATGGCAGGACGGCAACATTCAAGAGGTCAAGGATGATCTGCCGACCATGCCCGATCAGGAGCGGGTCATTCTGGTCGAGACCAAGAACGACATTGATCCGGCCTTCAACGTTGGCCTGCCCGAGATGGACATCCAGAATTTCGTCTTCACCCGCCCGCGTTTTGCGCCACAGGTGAAATTTGAAGGTCAGGACAGCGGTGGTGGCAGCCACGACGACAATAGCGGCCCCACAGACTAG
- a CDS encoding TadE/TadG family type IV pilus assembly protein, whose protein sequence is MTIRFDKISIAARQACLTACIRGEAQLRAFRQDESGVLLKPMVGFLLSMLAVGGIGVDLMRMERDRTILQYTLDRAVLAAADLDQPLPPAAVVQDYLSKAGLNKYYTPPVAETGLGFKKVQSTIDTTFETHMLKFSSGQDMPLYATSRAEESIDGLEISLVLDVSGSMRSNSRLANLKVAAKDFVDTMIANTIDNKMSISIIPYATQVSLPTELMDQYNTTDEHAYSNCVNFTGNHFQSTALSTTEELKRTMHFSVWSGSDYRASSGLVDSPICEDRADREILPFQKDANTLKGFIDGLSAEGNTSIDVGMKWGTALLDPSARPAISALASGGGAMVPATFNNRPAAFNDHETVKVIVLMTDGRNTSQYYVESDHREGASDVWYNSAATGSNPRYSLYDPQRDKYWWDRMNRWEDHAYGQGSYRKCGSYSCWWQDEQGEPANVKRLSWGELFGETSLKYLYKYLYGDWMGQSSARSVWYYGVYDYWNTSTKNARTRAVCAAAKNQGIVVYTIGFEAPSSGTAVLKDCASSDAHHFDVRGLEIRDAFASIATSIRQLRLTQ, encoded by the coding sequence ATGACTATACGTTTTGACAAGATATCCATCGCGGCACGACAAGCCTGCCTGACCGCCTGCATTCGTGGCGAGGCGCAATTGCGCGCATTTCGGCAGGATGAATCCGGCGTGCTGCTGAAACCCATGGTGGGTTTCCTGCTGTCCATGCTTGCCGTGGGTGGCATCGGCGTCGATCTGATGCGTATGGAACGCGACCGCACCATCCTGCAATATACCCTCGACCGTGCAGTTTTGGCTGCGGCTGATCTCGACCAGCCCCTGCCGCCTGCGGCGGTGGTTCAGGACTATCTCAGCAAGGCGGGGCTCAATAAATATTACACGCCCCCGGTGGCAGAAACCGGGCTCGGGTTCAAAAAGGTGCAAAGCACCATCGACACCACATTTGAAACCCACATGCTGAAATTCTCCAGCGGGCAGGACATGCCGCTTTATGCGACCTCGCGCGCAGAAGAGAGCATCGACGGGCTGGAAATCTCATTGGTGCTGGATGTCTCCGGATCGATGCGCAGCAACAGTCGTCTGGCCAACCTCAAGGTTGCGGCAAAAGATTTCGTCGATACGATGATCGCCAATACCATCGACAACAAGATGTCGATTTCCATCATCCCCTACGCCACACAGGTTAGCCTGCCGACCGAGTTGATGGATCAGTACAACACCACGGATGAGCACGCATATTCCAACTGTGTGAACTTCACCGGCAACCACTTCCAGTCCACGGCATTGTCCACGACGGAAGAACTGAAACGCACGATGCACTTCAGCGTCTGGTCCGGGAGCGATTATCGCGCCAGTTCAGGTCTGGTCGACAGCCCAATTTGTGAAGATCGTGCCGACCGTGAAATCCTACCGTTCCAAAAGGATGCGAACACGCTCAAAGGCTTCATCGATGGCTTGAGCGCAGAAGGCAACACATCGATTGATGTTGGCATGAAATGGGGCACCGCCCTGCTTGATCCAAGTGCGCGTCCTGCCATCAGCGCGCTGGCGTCAGGCGGTGGAGCCATGGTGCCTGCAACATTCAACAATCGCCCGGCAGCGTTCAATGATCACGAGACCGTAAAGGTTATCGTGCTGATGACCGACGGCAGGAATACCAGCCAGTACTATGTCGAATCCGATCACCGCGAAGGTGCCTCCGACGTCTGGTACAACTCTGCCGCCACCGGATCGAACCCGCGCTACTCGCTCTACGATCCGCAACGCGACAAATACTGGTGGGACCGCATGAACCGCTGGGAAGATCACGCCTATGGTCAGGGCAGCTATCGCAAATGTGGTAGCTACAGCTGCTGGTGGCAGGATGAGCAGGGAGAGCCTGCGAATGTCAAACGCTTGAGCTGGGGCGAACTGTTTGGTGAAACCTCGCTGAAGTATCTCTACAAGTACCTCTACGGTGACTGGATGGGCCAGTCATCGGCACGCAGCGTCTGGTACTACGGCGTCTATGACTACTGGAACACCAGCACCAAAAACGCCCGCACCCGCGCTGTCTGCGCCGCGGCCAAGAACCAGGGCATCGTTGTCTATACCATTGGTTTTGAGGCGCCTAGCAGCGGCACCGCGGTGCTGAAGGACTGCGCCAGCTCGGATGCCCATCACTTTGATGTGCGCGGGCTTGAGATCCGCGACGCCTTTGCCTCGATCGCAACGTCGATCCGCCAGCTGAGGCTGACCCAATGA
- a CDS encoding Glu/Leu/Phe/Val family dehydrogenase, with protein MSSATEPSFRQSVDLMFNRAVSLMDLPPGLEEKIRVCNATYTVRFGVRLRGGIQTFTGYRSVHSEHMEPVKGGIRYAMGVNQDEVEALAALMTYKCALVEAPFGGSKGGLCIDPRQYEEHELELITRRFAYELAKRDLINPSQNVPAPDMGTGEREMAWIADQYARMNTTDINAKACVTGKPLNAGGIAGRVEATGRGVQYALREFFRNPEDVAAANMDGKLDGKRVIVQGLGNVGYHAAKFLMSEDGAKITAVIERDGGLIDENGLDIEAVFQWIASNGGVTGYPDARYVENGPLLLEEDCDILIPAALEGVINLTNAANIKARLIIEAANGPVTAGADEILRDKGTVIIPDMYANAGGVTVSYFEWVKNLSHIRFGRMQRRQEEARHQLVVDELEALSESLGKTWTLNPKFTERYLRGADELELVRSGLDDTMRTAYQSMREVWHGRNDVTDLRTAAYLVSIDKVAKSYRAKGL; from the coding sequence ATGAGCAGTGCAACAGAACCCAGTTTTCGCCAGAGTGTGGACCTGATGTTCAACAGGGCGGTGTCCCTGATGGACCTGCCACCAGGCCTGGAGGAGAAGATCAGGGTTTGCAACGCGACCTATACTGTGCGCTTCGGCGTGCGGCTGCGGGGGGGGATCCAGACCTTCACCGGGTATCGTTCGGTACATTCCGAACATATGGAGCCTGTGAAGGGCGGCATTCGCTACGCGATGGGCGTGAACCAGGATGAGGTTGAGGCGCTGGCGGCGCTGATGACCTATAAATGTGCGCTGGTTGAGGCGCCGTTTGGTGGCTCCAAAGGCGGGCTTTGCATTGATCCGCGCCAGTATGAGGAGCATGAACTGGAGCTGATCACCCGCCGTTTCGCTTATGAGTTGGCCAAACGCGATCTGATCAACCCCTCCCAGAACGTACCGGCCCCCGATATGGGCACCGGTGAGCGTGAGATGGCCTGGATTGCTGACCAATACGCGCGGATGAACACCACCGATATCAACGCCAAGGCCTGTGTGACCGGCAAACCGCTGAATGCGGGTGGTATCGCTGGCCGGGTCGAGGCGACGGGCCGCGGGGTGCAATATGCGCTGCGTGAGTTCTTCCGCAATCCGGAGGATGTCGCGGCAGCCAATATGGACGGCAAACTGGACGGCAAGCGAGTGATCGTTCAGGGCCTCGGCAATGTGGGCTATCACGCGGCGAAGTTCCTGATGTCGGAAGACGGCGCCAAGATCACCGCAGTGATCGAACGCGACGGTGGCCTGATCGACGAGAACGGTCTTGATATCGAAGCGGTGTTCCAGTGGATCGCCAGCAATGGTGGTGTCACAGGCTATCCAGATGCGCGGTATGTTGAAAATGGCCCGCTCCTCCTGGAGGAGGACTGCGATATCCTGATCCCGGCGGCGCTGGAGGGGGTGATCAACCTCACCAATGCGGCCAACATCAAGGCGCGGCTGATCATCGAGGCGGCGAATGGCCCTGTCACTGCCGGTGCGGATGAGATCCTGCGCGACAAAGGGACCGTGATCATTCCCGACATGTACGCCAACGCCGGCGGTGTGACGGTGTCCTACTTCGAATGGGTGAAGAACCTCAGCCATATCCGCTTTGGCCGGATGCAGCGCCGTCAGGAAGAGGCGCGTCACCAGCTGGTCGTGGATGAGCTGGAGGCTCTGTCCGAAAGCCTGGGCAAGACCTGGACGCTGAACCCCAAGTTTACCGAACGCTATCTGCGCGGGGCGGATGAGCTGGAGCTGGTACGCTCGGGTTTGGATGACACCATGCGCACGGCCTATCAGTCGATGCGTGAGGTCTGGCATGGCCGTAATGACGTGACTGATCTGCGTACTGCTGCCTATCTGGTGTCCATTGACAAGGTTGCCAAAAGCTACCGCGCCAAGGGGCTTTGA